The DNA sequence cgatgGGAACGGGCGCGTAGTCGCGCGTTCGTTCGATGAGCGTTGCAAAGCGATGGAGTCGTTCGTAGCTCTTGCTATCGGTGAGCGAATAGACGAGCACGAGCCCGTCCGCTTGGCGCACGTGCTGCTCGCGCAGACGCGCCACTTCGTCTTGACCGGCCGTGTCGAGGATGCTCAGTTCGACGGGcacttcgtcgatcgtcgtcaatcgcGTGTACTCCTCCTCCAATGTCGGATCGTGGtagtcgacgaagagattCTGCACGTATTGGATCGTCAACGCCGATTTTCCTACGCCTTCTTCGCCGAGTACGACGATTCGgtgttttcgtcgtcgctgcgaTTGCGGCTGCGGCACGATCGAATCAGCGCGAGTGCGTCGAAGAGACTTTGCGTTCATCTTTCGATTTGCTCGAGTGTGTGACGAGAACTGACCTCCTCGACGACCTTCCAGTGACTGTTATACCACGCCAGGCGgataattcaattagtctTGTACTTGGGGGCGGCCGCGACGTCATCTCCATAACCGACTTCCCGCGTTTTCCCGCCGAGGGTCAAGAAACGATGCCACTTACCTGCCCCCCTCATCGCAAACAACGACTTCGTCAGTACAGcgtaaaaaaaaacgagccgTTTGCTTAGTTCTCAGAGCGATCTCTGGGGGTCGCGAAATCATGCAGGTAGGCGTGTAATCCGAAGCCATGCATTCGCGAAGTCTGAGTCTGTGACTATCAGACCGAGACTATGGGGAGGTCATTGTCTTGGCTAGCGCAGCGTATGCGCATGCATCGATGCCGCCAGCTGCCCTGGTTACCGAATTTGTTTTACAACGTGGCCTCGCGTTCTCTTTGCTGGCATCGCGGGGGCAGGCCGCTCTCGCGACCACCGCGAGTTCGTCACCACCTCCGAAAGTTGATCGCATAAACATTTCCATTTAAACATTGTTGGATTTGTCGAAAGCTAAATCTGCAATCCTTCCTTCTAAGAACTAGTGCGGTGGAGGAGGAAAGTAAAGTTTGTTCCAGAAGACGTCATACACACTTCCACCCCCTAACCATGACGTCACGGATAGTGCTCCAAGAGACGGCTTACGGTCTCGTAACCGGAACTTCAAGATGGAGTCTCGAAAATGCTCGTCCTGCGGCTCTCTCCTATCGATAACGACGACTGCGACCATCTGCAACATGTGCCTTGCAAGCCAAATCAACAACGTGCGCTTGGCGGCGCAAgatttcgagtcgtttctcGTCAATTGCGTGCGTCGAATCGACATGGCCGATCTGCAAGTTCGCCAAGTCGAAAAGGCGTGCAACAactcgatcgcgtcgataaACGTCAACGCGAATCGACTCCAGATGGGCACGAGACGCATATTCGACGCAATGCGAGCCGTACTCGTTCGATACGAGCAAGACCTCTTACGCCAAATATCCGAAGAGCGTCGccgaaaaattcaatttctcgaTCGCAAACGAGATCACGTAatcgatcggcgtcgtcttctcgctcaagcgaaagcgaaatgTAAAcagaaatcaaaagaaaatttattttattatttttgaaaTTCTCTTATATTATAGGCGAAAATGCGCAACGTCAGTTCGACATGAACAAGCTCGAAATGCTCGCAAAACGCGAGGAAATCGAACGcgaacttcgtcgtcgcgtcgaagtgCCGCCCGACGTCGCTCCCATGCGCGTAACGCCGGCCGCCGTACGACTCAACGCGCACAATCTCATCAAAGATCTCATGAACGCGTTGCCTAGGGTAACACGAGAAAAACTCGAGACACCAAATTTTGTTAACggttattttttgttttagtcgtcgtcttcgtcttcgcggGCTGCCGATCATTCCGGCGGAACTGGCGGAAGTGTCGGCGGAACTGGCGGAAgtgtcggcggcggcggcgacggtggcggtggcAGTGGTACAACAACGACAAGCCAGGAATCAGCACAAAGACCGAAGAGGCGATCGTCTTGTTCCGTTGCTTCGGCAACTGGGCCTCCTCCGAAAGTTCTATTGGCTCCGTCTGTTGACAATGAGAATCGAGCCGTTGCCactgccgccgtcgccgcagcCGCAACCGTTTCACTTCCAGAACCGGAATCGAGTCACTCGTCATCTCAAACTTTGCCTCCTGCGTCCGATGAGACGGATTCGTGGCCGCTTAATTTTGAAATCGAACACGGAAAAATGGTTTTTCCCGATGCCGGGTCGGGATCGGAGggaacggcgtcgccgccaccgccgccgccggaggAAGGCGTGCGAGTCAAAACGGAGGACTCTGACGACGCTAGAGCCGAGCAAAAtcaagacggcggcggcaacgaagacgacaacgagTCCCAGTCAAACGATCGGAATTATGACTGGTGCGCTATCTGTTACGACGGCGGAAATTTGATCTGCTGTGATAACTGTTCGTTGGCGTATCATTTCAAGTGTGCTAATCTGAAGAAAGAGCCAGAGTAAGGAGACAGAGCGCACTATAGTTTATCTGAACAAGGTTTCGCGTATGTTTAGAGGTGTATGGCTTTGTTCCGTCTGTCGCGGTCGGCTTCTCATTCCAGAGCATGAAACGGTGCCAGGTGAGGAATATCGAGTACGGGGGAAAAAAATAACGTTATCCGTTGTACTTATTTTTAGATGACGTCGAGCCTGGCCAGGTAATTTCCCCGTAGCCTACAGATGTGGATGTGTCTGGCTAGGATGTGTCTCACTAAAGGATGTGGCTCATTAGTTAGACACGTCACAGTCCCAGTCCCAGTCCCAGTCTCTTCTTGCATATGCAACGTTCATCTTCCATTGAGTTCCATATTCTATTATTCGTTCTCGTTTTAGGAGTGTACGCTTCTTTTGGACGTGCTTCGTTGGCATGAAAACAGCTGGCCTTTTCGGGAGCCAGTGTCACCTAAGCAGGCAAGCGTAGTCAACGTACCGTAGGTAAATGGCTATTGTGGTCACATATTAGGCGCCAAACTACTTTGAAATTATTTCGCGTCCCATATCACTTCGAGACATCAAAAAGGAACTGATGAAGGGAACGTACAAAGATAATCAGAGAAAGTTTGTAGAAGACGTCGAACTGATATTTTCCAATTGCTCTCAATATAACTTGGTGAGTTGTTTCACAAGGCTTGGACCCTACATACTCGAGTGCTTGATTTCTAGCCCTTCTCTGAAGTGGCGGCCTTAGGAAGATCGCTTCAATCGTTCTTCAAGCAGATGCTTGCAAAATATGCACCACATCTTCTTCATAGAGAAGAACCAGCTCCACCCGCTACTCGAATCAAGCAAGAAAAATTCTGATAGTTGATGATTATAAAAAGGGTCTTTTACGTTGTTTCTATGTTGTATCCAGTGAAATAGTAAGTAGTAGTCAACGCTCGGTTTGCGCGGGTAGTATCCGGGAGATCATCGCTCGACTTTCAAGGTGAGTTGTCACCATATATcgtctcttctcctcctctacGATTTCCGTCCGTTGTTCGCACAGCTTGCTTTTGTCTCATGAATCCCGAATCCGGCGTCAAACAACGAATACAAAGCCTCGCCGTCGAAGTTTCCGAATCGGGCGACGAAAATTTGGCGTGGAAACTCCTaaccgtcgtcgacgttctcggcGACTGTCGCAGATCGTCGAACAGGCTCCTCCTGACGGCAGCGCACGAAGAAATCTGGCGCTACGGCCTCCTCGAAACGATAGTCGAAATTCTGAAGGACGacttcgatgacgtcagaggtGAGTGGAACACGGCGGCCAAACTCGcccaaatcgtcgccgaatgCATCGAAAACGTGCGTCCCATTCACGCCGAGCtcgatttcgcttcgaacgccgtcgaaacgcttctGCTCGTCGCCAGCGCTCAGcaggagaaattcgtcgccaTATTGAATAGCGGCGTCCCCAAAGGGGACGCCAAGCCGAcgctcgacgattttcgcgcgacgctcgacggcgcgacgcgaCTCGGCACAAACGTCGCCTCCCTCTCGACTTCCTTTCTCCAATCGCCGCTTCTCCTTCACATGCTCATCACGGAAAACCCGGAAACGGCTCATCTCGTCTTGACGgcaattcgtcgcgtcgtccaatcgaacgcgaaagcgttgcgaaaaatcgacgaaataatCATATCGaatcttctcgacgaaatcgtatTCAAAGTGTCGTCGACTCGCGAGCCGTTCGTCGCCTGTTCCGCCGTTCGTCTCAGTCTCGCCTTAGCCGACGCGCGTCCCGATCgctttcttcctctcttCGTCGCCCAATACGGCGGCCTTCGGCCTTTGATTGCCAAATGGAAACGACAgggcttcgacgacgacgtccacAGGCTTCTCGCTTTGCTCGACAGTAATCAGGAGGAGAGAttcgtcgaacggcgtcgagacgacgccgctcgacgaATTCAGGCGTTATGGAAGGGACGCGAGGCTCGGAGACGAGTCGATGCCGGTCGTCGCGGCGTCGTGAAGTTGCAGCGATTGGTACGCGATTGGCTAGGGCGTAAACGCGAGGGGAAGAGATCGGCGAGACTCGATCTCTTGACGCGGCAAGCAAAGGAGGATCAATATCGCGTGGAAATTAGACGGACCATGGTGAAGCAGATGGCGTACTTAGAGCACGTACCGGCCGGTAAAGTCGACGCTTATTTGACGGAGAGAGAAGCCaaggcggcgacggtgcTCCAGTCGCGCTATCGGGGTCTTCTCGCTCGACGGAAGTTGGCGAAACGGCGAGCGTTCGAGGAACGAGATAAGGCGGCGCGACGCATACAGAGGGAGTATAGGGGGTTCGTAGAGCGGCGACGGttacgagagagagaggcggcgacgagtctTGATCTAAATCGATGGGGTTTTGATATTGGggaagagcgacggcggGAGATCGAGGAGAGGATAGCAATTGTGCGCGAGAGATCTCCTTACCGGTTCGAAACGATTGAGTCGTTGCGTGAATTGCACGATAGAGCGCAGCGAATGGTTGGCGATTT is a window from the Oscarella lobularis chromosome 10, ooOscLobu1.1, whole genome shotgun sequence genome containing:
- the LOC136192464 gene encoding ras-like protein 1 produces the protein MNAKSLRRTRADSIVPQPQSQRRRKHRIVVLGEEGVGKSALTIQYVQNLFVDYHDPTLEEEYTRLTTIDEVPVELSILDTAGQDEVARLREQHVRQADGLVLVYSLTDSKSYERLHRFATLIERTRDYAPVPIVLVGNKDDLVRDVDAAEEEGRRLAGNMGCPFVRTSARLRRGVDEAFAQCVREIRRQERICDATTIDSTPTAKLLRRKSIRMIRSVSRRIKRSLSRQQ
- the LOC136192463 gene encoding E3 ubiquitin-protein ligase TRIM33-like, producing MESRKCSSCGSLLSITTTATICNMCLASQINNVRLAAQDFESFLVNCVRRIDMADLQVRQVEKACNNSIASINVNANRLQMGTRRIFDAMRAVLVRYEQDLLRQISEERRRKIQFLDRKRDHVIDRRRLLAQAKAKCENAQRQFDMNKLEMLAKREEIERELRRRVEVPPDVAPMRVTPAAVRLNAHNLIKDLMNALPRSSSSSSRAADHSGGTGGSVGGTGGSVGGGGDGGGGSGTTTTSQESAQRPKRRSSCSVASATGPPPKVLLAPSVDNENRAVATAAVAAAATVSLPEPESSHSSSQTLPPASDETDSWPLNFEIEHGKMVFPDAGSGSEGTASPPPPPPEEGVRVKTEDSDDARAEQNQDGGGNEDDNESQSNDRNYDWCAICYDGGNLICCDNCSLAYHFKCANLKKEPEGVWLCSVCRGRLLIPEHETVPDDVEPGQECTLLLDVLRWHENSWPFREPVSPKQAPNYFEIISRPISLRDIKKELMKGTYKDNQRKFVEDVELIFSNCSQYNLPFSEVAALGRSLQSFFKQMLAKYAPHLLHREEPAPPATRIKQEKF
- the LOC136192462 gene encoding IQ calmodulin-binding motif-containing protein 1-like gives rise to the protein MNPESGVKQRIQSLAVEVSESGDENLAWKLLTVVDVLGDCRRSSNRLLLTAAHEEIWRYGLLETIVEILKDDFDDVRGEWNTAAKLAQIVAECIENVRPIHAELDFASNAVETLLLVASAQQEKFVAILNSGVPKGDAKPTLDDFRATLDGATRLGTNVASLSTSFLQSPLLLHMLITENPETAHLVLTAIRRVVQSNAKALRKIDEIIISNLLDEIVFKVSSTREPFVACSAVRLSLALADARPDRFLPLFVAQYGGLRPLIAKWKRQGFDDDVHRLLALLDSNQEERFVERRRDDAARRIQALWKGREARRRVDAGRRGVVKLQRLVRDWLGRKREGKRSARLDLLTRQAKEDQYRVEIRRTMVKQMAYLEHVPAGKVDAYLTEREAKAATVLQSRYRGLLARRKLAKRRAFEERDKAARRIQREYRGFVERRRLREREAATSLDLNRWGFDIGEERRREIEERIAIVRERSPYRFETIESLRELHDRAQRMVGDFLSSRRRDRDGDVRRRALVARLRSDAAQFLSAPRLVEAGVEDVEAFSSASGPVVAMAQRAHAEELKAARLPWWKRVPLGENIDLAELGAINAT